One genomic window of Luteitalea pratensis includes the following:
- a CDS encoding toll/interleukin-1 receptor domain-containing protein has translation MGDRNRLFISYSHLDTKWLDAITEQLAVLQAEGLVSICDDTKLQVGENWYEQLNEIMLGARLGLLLISAPFLNSEFVRKEEVPRLFDQHAAVGMKIYPLLVEPCPWKRVEWLARLQLRPQDARREAKPLSTFQGAARKQKIVDVAYEIATLVQQ, from the coding sequence TTGGGTGACCGCAACCGACTGTTCATCAGCTACAGCCACCTCGACACCAAGTGGCTCGATGCCATCACCGAACAACTCGCCGTTCTTCAGGCAGAGGGGCTCGTCTCCATCTGCGACGATACGAAGCTGCAGGTCGGAGAGAACTGGTATGAGCAACTCAACGAGATCATGCTCGGCGCCAGGCTTGGACTGCTGCTGATCTCGGCTCCGTTCCTGAACTCGGAGTTTGTGCGCAAAGAGGAGGTCCCGCGTCTCTTCGATCAGCATGCAGCGGTCGGAATGAAGATCTACCCTCTCCTTGTCGAGCCGTGCCCCTGGAAGCGTGTCGAATGGCTCGCCAGGCTGCAGCTACGACCGCAAGACGCCAGACGGGAGGCCAAGCCGCTCTCGACGTTCCAGGGGGCGGCGAGGAAGCAGAAGATTGTCGACGTCGCGTACGAAATCGCCACCCTCGTCCAGCAATGA
- a CDS encoding alpha/beta fold hydrolase, protein MLVIPTATGSKVSYTVEGSGPPLLLVHGAFSDHDSNWARVAPELRRYASVHAVARRGRGATEATLGHSLADEAQDVLAVIRAAGEPVALVGHSYGAHCALVAAAREPHRVTKLVLYEPAWPHLIQPDAFAALEALAGAGAWDQLAYAFFANVLHVPSEDLDAVRASDDWPPIVADARASLEDLRALGAYDFDAARFGNLRVPVLLQVGSESPREFYVTDALAAVLPDARVETLAGQAHEGMTTAPAEYVASVLRFLHADTPAAVTATVATRS, encoded by the coding sequence ATGCTGGTCATTCCCACAGCCACAGGATCAAAGGTGTCGTATACCGTCGAGGGCAGCGGTCCACCGCTGTTGCTCGTCCACGGCGCGTTCAGCGACCACGACAGCAACTGGGCACGGGTCGCACCCGAGTTGCGGCGATACGCCAGCGTCCACGCGGTGGCGAGGCGTGGCCGTGGCGCGACCGAGGCGACGTTGGGCCACTCTCTGGCGGACGAAGCACAGGACGTCCTCGCGGTCATTCGCGCCGCCGGCGAACCCGTGGCCTTGGTTGGCCATTCGTACGGCGCGCATTGTGCCCTGGTCGCCGCGGCGCGCGAGCCTCACCGCGTCACGAAACTCGTGCTCTACGAGCCCGCGTGGCCGCACTTGATCCAGCCGGATGCGTTTGCGGCGCTCGAGGCCCTTGCGGGAGCCGGCGCCTGGGATCAGCTCGCGTATGCGTTCTTCGCCAATGTGCTCCACGTCCCAAGCGAGGACCTCGATGCGGTGCGCGCCTCGGACGACTGGCCGCCGATCGTCGCCGACGCTCGAGCATCACTCGAGGATCTCCGGGCCCTGGGCGCCTACGACTTCGATGCCGCTCGGTTCGGTAACCTGCGCGTGCCCGTCCTGCTCCAGGTCGGCTCAGAGAGCCCGCGCGAGTTCTACGTCACCGACGCACTGGCCGCGGTGCTGCCTGACGCTCGCGTCGAGACTCTGGCAGGCCAGGCTCATGAGGGCATGACCACGGCACCGGCGGAATACGTGGCGTCGGTCCTCCGCTTCCTGCACGCGGACACGCCCGCCGCAGTCACGGCCACAGTTGCGACGAGGTCTTGA
- a CDS encoding tetratricopeptide repeat protein — protein MSATVAIAPFDNLSGDPAQDYFARGFVEDVATELSRFGTLEVLHPRAFGAAPLDADSARPVPAAHIVHGSVRRTGSSVRVNVQLVEAANGRQLWADRYDATAADLLAVQDAIAARIASTLAVRINEARLGIARRAPLSSLEAYDCWLRGLERLRTGSVEADAEARCFFERALQIDPGYARAYAGISLTHFNEWSCQAWVKWDEKERLAHEYARRALALDETDAVVQVVLGRILVYRRQYDEAAHHVERALLLNPNDTDVLVHAGLCQAYLGDLEAALETGTKAMRLNPAHPTWYAAPAGLALFLLGRDRECLELTPPTMMFVDVPAFLAASCAFTGDMESARRYLRRFLDDFQERIGFGRTAEPGEPLRWLLHVNPFRRPEDAERLARGLALAGLEADPDEGRPEAVARPLAPDASPATLRRDGPLWTMGFGGVSVRLTHQKGFLDLAQLLARPSIELHCLELADRPAEPAGDAPMLDDRARRELKARVCDLQREIDDADAACDLGRAEAAREELDRIVEHLSDAVGLGGRSRHLGSAAERARSAVTWRIRSAIRKVAAMHPRLGRHFENAVRTGTFCVYEPESPTAWTL, from the coding sequence GTGAGCGCGACCGTTGCGATTGCGCCGTTCGACAATCTGTCCGGCGATCCGGCGCAGGACTACTTCGCCCGCGGGTTCGTCGAGGATGTCGCCACCGAACTCTCGCGGTTCGGCACGCTCGAAGTCCTGCATCCGCGCGCGTTTGGCGCCGCTCCTCTCGACGCCGACTCGGCCCGCCCCGTTCCGGCCGCGCACATCGTCCACGGCAGCGTCCGCCGTACTGGCAGTTCGGTGCGAGTCAACGTGCAACTCGTCGAGGCGGCCAATGGACGGCAGCTCTGGGCCGATCGCTACGACGCTACCGCCGCCGACCTGCTCGCGGTGCAGGATGCGATCGCCGCCCGCATCGCCAGCACGCTGGCAGTCCGGATCAACGAGGCCCGGCTCGGCATCGCGCGGCGCGCGCCCCTCTCCAGCCTCGAGGCCTACGACTGCTGGCTACGCGGCCTCGAGCGCTTGCGCACCGGCAGCGTGGAGGCCGACGCCGAGGCTCGATGCTTCTTCGAGCGGGCGCTGCAGATCGATCCCGGCTATGCGCGAGCCTACGCAGGGATCTCGCTGACGCACTTCAACGAATGGAGCTGCCAGGCATGGGTCAAGTGGGACGAGAAGGAGCGCCTTGCGCACGAGTACGCACGGCGCGCGCTCGCGCTCGACGAGACCGACGCGGTTGTGCAGGTCGTGCTCGGGCGCATCCTGGTTTACCGGCGTCAGTACGACGAAGCCGCTCACCACGTCGAGCGCGCACTGCTGCTCAATCCCAATGACACCGACGTCCTCGTCCACGCGGGCCTGTGCCAGGCCTACCTTGGTGATCTCGAGGCCGCGCTCGAGACGGGCACCAAGGCGATGCGGCTCAACCCAGCGCATCCGACGTGGTACGCCGCGCCGGCCGGCCTCGCGCTGTTCCTGCTCGGTCGAGATCGTGAATGCCTGGAGCTGACGCCGCCGACCATGATGTTCGTGGACGTGCCCGCCTTCCTGGCCGCCTCTTGTGCGTTCACCGGGGACATGGAGTCCGCCCGTCGATACCTGCGCAGGTTTCTCGACGACTTCCAGGAGCGCATCGGCTTCGGACGCACCGCCGAACCGGGTGAGCCGCTGCGCTGGCTGCTGCACGTGAACCCGTTCAGGCGTCCCGAAGATGCCGAGCGTCTTGCGCGCGGCCTCGCACTCGCGGGACTCGAAGCCGATCCCGACGAGGGACGTCCCGAAGCCGTCGCGCGCCCACTCGCGCCCGACGCCTCACCGGCCACGTTGCGCCGCGATGGGCCGCTCTGGACGATGGGGTTCGGCGGTGTGTCGGTACGATTGACGCACCAGAAGGGCTTCCTGGATCTCGCGCAGCTCCTCGCGCGCCCGAGCATCGAACTGCACTGCCTGGAACTCGCCGATCGGCCCGCGGAACCCGCCGGTGATGCGCCCATGCTGGACGACCGCGCGCGCCGTGAGCTGAAGGCGCGCGTATGCGACCTTCAGCGCGAGATCGACGATGCCGATGCCGCCTGTGACCTCGGTCGAGCCGAAGCCGCTCGCGAAGAGCTCGATCGCATCGTCGAGCACCTGTCGGACGCCGTCGGCCTGGGAGGCCGCTCCCGGCACCTGGGCAGCGCCGCCGAGCGGGCGCGGTCGGCCGTGACCTGGCGTATTCGCAGCGCGATCCGGAAAGTGGCTGCCATGCATCCGCGACTCGGCCGGCACTTCGAGAACGCCGTACGCACGGGGACGTTCTGCGTGTACGAGCCGGAATCGCCGACTGCCTGGACCCTGTAG